The following are from one region of the Geoalkalibacter subterraneus genome:
- a CDS encoding metallophosphoesterase family protein, with protein sequence MFKFLHAADLHLDSPLRGLETYPDAPVEQIRGATRRALANLVDLAIEERVAFVLLAGDIYDGDWKDYNTGLFFSRCMGRLRDAGIGVFLISGNHDAASVVARNLSPPDNVRVFSTRHAETHLLPDLGVAVHGQGYAVREVREDLTCDYPEPEPGMFNIGLLHTALSGRPGHEPYAPTTLDRLRGKGYDYWALGHVHQHEVVCDDPWVVFPGALQGRHIRETGTKGCTLVHVEEGRVASVEQRELDVFRWFENEVCLQGCETYEDLLYRVRESFEKAREQADGRPLAVRLTLSGSSAMHEYLHREKSHWIEECRNLAVGLGDVWLENVILRTRPERDPAAELESGSSLDELVQAVGASELTPEFFEEIPEIAELRAKLPPELAETFVFDQDSFDLFRDEIRDLLRARLIGEGSPS encoded by the coding sequence ATGTTTAAATTCCTCCATGCCGCTGACCTTCATCTCGACAGCCCCTTGCGCGGGCTTGAAACCTATCCAGATGCGCCGGTAGAACAGATCCGGGGCGCCACGCGCCGCGCGCTGGCAAACCTGGTTGACCTCGCCATAGAGGAACGCGTGGCGTTTGTTCTTCTGGCGGGCGATATCTACGACGGCGACTGGAAGGATTACAACACCGGACTGTTTTTCTCGCGCTGCATGGGGCGCTTGCGCGATGCCGGCATCGGCGTCTTTCTCATCTCAGGCAACCACGATGCAGCCAGCGTTGTGGCCCGCAACCTTTCTCCCCCCGACAACGTGCGTGTTTTTTCGACACGTCATGCTGAAACCCATCTGCTGCCGGACCTCGGTGTGGCAGTCCACGGGCAGGGTTATGCCGTGCGCGAGGTACGTGAGGACCTGACCTGCGATTATCCTGAGCCTGAACCCGGGATGTTCAACATCGGTCTTCTGCATACGGCATTAAGCGGACGCCCCGGCCACGAACCCTACGCTCCGACCACGCTCGATCGCCTTCGCGGAAAAGGCTACGATTACTGGGCTCTGGGCCATGTTCACCAGCATGAAGTGGTGTGCGACGATCCCTGGGTTGTGTTTCCCGGCGCGTTACAGGGACGGCACATCCGCGAGACCGGGACCAAGGGCTGTACGCTGGTTCACGTGGAAGAAGGGAGAGTCGCTTCGGTTGAGCAGCGTGAACTCGATGTGTTCCGCTGGTTCGAAAATGAGGTATGCCTGCAGGGGTGTGAAACTTACGAGGATCTGCTTTACAGGGTACGCGAATCTTTTGAAAAGGCCCGAGAGCAGGCCGATGGACGACCTCTGGCTGTTCGCCTGACGCTTTCGGGATCAAGCGCGATGCATGAGTACCTGCATCGTGAAAAATCTCACTGGATCGAGGAATGCCGCAACCTGGCGGTAGGGCTCGGCGATGTGTGGCTCGAAAACGTCATCCTGCGGACGCGCCCTGAACGCGATCCTGCCGCTGAACTTGAATCCGGATCCTCTCTTGATGAGTTGGTGCAGGCGGTCGGCGCTTCAGAACTGACCCCGGAATTTTTTGAAGAGATTCCCGAAATTGCCGAATTGCGCGCCAAACTGCCCCCGGAACTGGCTGAGACCTTTGTTTTTGATCAGGATTCCTTCGATCTTTTTCGCGATGAGATCCGCGATCTGCTGCGGGCGCGTTTGATAGGGGAGGGGAGCCCATCATGA